The Corticium candelabrum chromosome 17, ooCorCand1.1, whole genome shotgun sequence genome has a segment encoding these proteins:
- the LOC134193439 gene encoding stress-activated protein kinase alpha-like has product MGVILVIGIITLFVIVLWRTRKGRRERETALRRHIQTLNDAWQISWQEIELQDKIGGGASGRVWKAQYRDMDVAVKMLIGDDESQSSLEFAGEIKFMQTMRHPNIVLFIGAGRTNPRAQPFLVVEFAHRGSLRHVLDDVSIEINQNRKIDFALDASKGMEFLHQLDPPRIHRDVKS; this is encoded by the coding sequence atGGGAGTTATTCTTGTTATAGGTATTATTACTTTATTCGTTATTGTATTATGGCGCACTAGAAAAGGACGAAGAGAACGAGAAACGGCTTTGCGTCGTCACATCCAAACATTGAATGATGCGTGGCAGAtcagttggcaagaaataGAACTGCAGGACAAAATAGGAGGAGGAGCATCAGGAAGAGTGTGGAAAGCGCAATATCGTGATATGGacgttgctgtaaaaatgctGATCGGCGATGATGAATCCCAATCGTCGTTGGAATTTGCTGgagaaattaaatttatgcaaacaatgcgTCATCCAAATATTGTACTTTTTATTGGAGCGGGTAGAACGAATCCACGAGCGCAACCATTTCTCGTCGTCGAGTTTGCGCATCGAGGTTCATTACGTCACGTACTGGATGACGTCAGTATTGAAATAAATCAAAATCGTAAAATTGACTTCGCTCTAGACGCTTCGAAAGGAATGGAATTTCTTCACCAATTGGACCCACCGAGAATTCATCGAGATGTGAAGAGTTAG